The following proteins come from a genomic window of Dreissena polymorpha isolate Duluth1 chromosome 1, UMN_Dpol_1.0, whole genome shotgun sequence:
- the LOC127864618 gene encoding uncharacterized protein LOC127864618 isoform X2: MGLMHYDASLSPDQLVFACSPVRKEAVHYTVMQGFMVSVRKEAVHYTVMQGFMVSVCACSPVRKEAVHYTVMQGFMVSVQSRRKLSTIQLCKVSGSQSSQEGSCPLYSYARFHGLSPVRKEAVHYTVMQGVMVQSSREGSCPLYSYARCHGAVQSGRKLSTIQLCKVSWCSPVRKEAVHYTVMQGLMVSVQSRRKLSTIQLCKVSGSQSSQEGSCPLYSYARFHGLSPVRKEAVHYTVMQGVMVQSSQEGSCPLYSYARCHGAVQSGRKLSTIQLCKVSWCSPVRKEAVHYTVMQGFMVQSSQEGSCPLYSYARFHGLSPVKKEAVHYTVMQGFMASVQSGRKLSTIQLCKVSWSQSSQEGSCPLYSYARCHGAVQSGRKLSTIQLCKVSWCSPVRKEAVHYTVMQGFMVSSSQEGSCPLYSYARFHGLTVQSGRKLSTIQLCKVSWCSPVRKEAVHYTVMQGFMVSSSQEGSCPLYSYARFHGLTVQSGRKLSTIQLCKVSWCSPVRKEAVHYTVMQGFMVSSSQEGSCPLYSYARFHGLISK; encoded by the exons ATGGGTCTTATGCATTATGACGCCAGCTTATCTCCTGACCAGTTAGTGTTTGCGTGCAGTCCAGTCAGGAAGGAAGCTGTCCACTATACAGTTATGCAAGGGTTCATGGTCTCAGTCAGGAAGGAAGCTGTCCACTATACAGTtatgcaaggtttcatggtctcagtGTGTGCGTGCAGTCCAGTCAGGAAGGAAGCTGTCCACTATACAGTTATGCAAG gtttcatggtctcagtCCAGTCAAGAAGGAAGCTGTCCACTATACAGTTATGCAAGGTTTCAGGGTCTCAGTCCAGTCAGGAAGGAAGCTGTCCACTATACAGTtatgcaaggtttcatggtctcagtCCAGTCAGGAAGGAAGCTGTCCACTATACAGTTATGCAAG GTGTCATGGTGCAGTCCAGTCGGGAAGGAAGCTGTCCACTATACAGTTATGCAAGGTGTCATGGTGCAGTCCAGTCAGGAAGGAAGCTGTCCACTATACAGTTATGCAAGGTTTCATGGTGCAGTCCAGTCAGGAAGGAAGCTGTCCACTATACAGTTATGCAAGGTTTAATGGTCTCAGTCCAGTCAAGAAGGAAGCTGTCCACTATACAGTTATGCAAGGTTTCAGGGTCTCAGTCCAGTCAGGAAGGAAGCTGTCCACTATACAGTtatgcaaggtttcatggtctcagtCCAGTCAGGAAGGAAGCTGTCCACTATACAGTTATGCAAGGTGTCATGGTGCAGTCCAGTCAGGAAGGAAGCTGTCCACTTTACAGTTACGCAAGGTGTCATGGTGCAGTCCAGTCGGGAAGGAAGCTGTCCACTATACAGTTATGCAAGGTGTCATGGTGCAGTCCAGTCAGGAAGGAAGCTGTCCACTATACAGTTATGCAAGGTTTCATGGTGCAGTCCAGTCAGGAAGGAAGCTGTCCACTATACAGTtatgcaaggtttcatggtctcagtCCAGTAAAGAAGGAAGCTGTCCACTATACAGTTATGCAAGGTTTCATGGCCTCAGTCCAGTCAGGAAGGAAGCTTTCCACTATACAGTtatgcaaggtttcatggtctcagtCCAGTCAGGAAGGAAGCTGTCCACTATACAGTTATGCAAGGTGTCATGGTGCAGTCCAGTCAGGAAGGAAGCTGTCCACTATACAGTTATGCAAGGTGTCATGGTGCAGTCCAGTCAGGAAGGAAGCTGTCCACTATACAGTtatgcaaggtttcatggtctcatccAGTCAGGAAGGAAGCTGTCCACTATACAGTtatgcaaggtttcatggtctcacagTCCAGTCAGGAAGGAAGCTGTCCACTATACAGTTATGCAAGGTGTCATGGTGCAGTCCAGTCAGGAAGGAAGCTGTCCACTATACAGTtatgcaaggtttcatggtctcatccAGTCAGGAAGGAAGCTGTCCACTATACAGTtatgcaaggtttcatggtctcacagTCCAGTCAGGAAGGAAGCTGTCCACTATACAGTTATGCAAGGTGTCATGGTGCAGTCCAGTCAGGAAGGAAGCTGTCCACTATACAGTtatgcaaggtttcatggtctcatccAGTCAGGAAGGAAGCTGTCCACTATACAGTtatgcaaggtttcatggtctcattagcaAATAG
- the LOC127864618 gene encoding uncharacterized protein LOC127864618 isoform X10 encodes MQGFMVSSSQEGSCPLYSYARFHSPVRKEAVHFTVMQGFMVSQSSQEGSCPLYSYARFHGAVQSGRKLSTIQLCKVSWSQSSQEGSCPLYSYARFQGLSPVRKEAVHYTVMQGFMVSVQSGRKLSTIQLCKVSWCSPVGKEAVHYTVMQGVMVQSSQEGSCPLYSYARFHGAVQSGRKLSTIQLCKVSWCSPVRKEAVHYTVMQGFMVQSSQEGSCPLYSYARFHGLSPVKKEAVHYTVMQGFMASVQSGRKLSTIQLCKVSWSQSSQEGSCPLYSYARCHGAVQSGRKLSTIQLCKVSWCSPVRKEAVHYTVMQGFMVSSSQEGSCPLYSYARFHGLTVQSGRKLSTIQLCKVSWCSPVRKEAVHYTVMQGFMVSSSQEGSCPLYSYARFHGLTVQSGRKLSTIQLCKVSWCSPVRKEAVHYTVMQGFMVSSSQEGSCPLYSYARFHGLISK; translated from the exons atgcaaggtttcatggtctcatccAGTCAGGAAGGAAGCTGTCCACTATACAGTTATGCAAGGTTTCATAGTCCAGTCAGGAAGGAAGCTGTCCACTTTACAGTtatgcaaggtttcatggtctcacagTCCAGTCAGGAAGGAAGCTGTCCGCTATACAGTTATGCAAGGTTTCATGGTGCAGTCCAGTCAGGAAGGAAGCTGTCCACTATACAGTtatgcaaggtttcatggtctcagtCCAGTCAAGAAGGAAGCTGTCCACTATACAGTTATGCAAGGTTTCAGGGTCTCAGTCCAGTCAGGAAGGAAGCTGTCCACTATACAGTtatgcaaggtttcatggtctcagtCCAGTCAGGAAGGAAGCTGTCCACTATACAGTTATGCAAG GTGTCATGGTGCAGTCCAGTCGGGAAGGAAGCTGTCCACTATACAGTTATGCAAGGTGTCATGGTGCAGTCCAGTCAGGAAGGAAGCTGTCCACTATACAGTTATGCAAGGTTTCATGGTGCAGTCCAGTCAGGAAGGAAGCTGTCCACTATACAGTTATGCAAG GTGTCATGGTGCAGTCCAGTCAGGAAGGAAGCTGTCCACTATACAGTTATGCAAGGTTTCATGGTGCAGTCCAGTCAGGAAGGAAGCTGTCCACTATACAGTtatgcaaggtttcatggtctcagtCCAGTAAAGAAGGAAGCTGTCCACTATACAGTTATGCAAGGTTTCATGGCCTCAGTCCAGTCAGGAAGGAAGCTTTCCACTATACAGTtatgcaaggtttcatggtctcagtCCAGTCAGGAAGGAAGCTGTCCACTATACAGTTATGCAAGGTGTCATGGTGCAGTCCAGTCAGGAAGGAAGCTGTCCACTATACAGTTATGCAAGGTGTCATGGTGCAGTCCAGTCAGGAAGGAAGCTGTCCACTATACAGTtatgcaaggtttcatggtctcatccAGTCAGGAAGGAAGCTGTCCACTATACAGTtatgcaaggtttcatggtctcacagTCCAGTCAGGAAGGAAGCTGTCCACTATACAGTTATGCAAGGTGTCATGGTGCAGTCCAGTCAGGAAGGAAGCTGTCCACTATACAGTtatgcaaggtttcatggtctcatccAGTCAGGAAGGAAGCTGTCCACTATACAGTtatgcaaggtttcatggtctcacagTCCAGTCAGGAAGGAAGCTGTCCACTATACAGTTATGCAAGGTGTCATGGTGCAGTCCAGTCAGGAAGGAAGCTGTCCACTATACAGTtatgcaaggtttcatggtctcatccAGTCAGGAAGGAAGCTGTCCACTATACAGTtatgcaaggtttcatggtctcattagcaAATAG
- the LOC127864618 gene encoding uncharacterized protein LOC127864618 isoform X9: MQGFMVSSSQEGSCPLYSYARFHSPVRKEAVHFTVMQGFMVSQSSQEGSCPLYSYARFHGAVQSGRKLSTIQLCKVSWSQSSQEGSCPLYSYARFQGLSPVRKEAVHYTVMQGFMVSVQSGRKLSTIQLCKVSWCSPVGKEAVHYTVMQGVMVQSSQEGSCPLYSYARCHGAVQSGRKLSTIQLCKVSWCSPVRKEAVHYTVMQGFMVQSSQEGSCPLYSYARFHGLSPVKKEAVHYTVMQGFMASVQSGRKLSTIQLCKVSWSQSSQEGSCPLYSYARCHGAVQSGRKLSTIQLCKVSWCSPVRKEAVHYTVMQGFMVSSSQEGSCPLYSYARFHGLTVQSGRKLSTIQLCKVSWCSPVRKEAVHYTVMQGFMVSSSQEGSCPLYSYARFHGLTVQSGRKLSTIQLCKVSWCSPVRKEAVHYTVMQGFMVSSSQEGSCPLYSYARFHGLISK; encoded by the exons atgcaaggtttcatggtctcatccAGTCAGGAAGGAAGCTGTCCACTATACAGTTATGCAAGGTTTCATAGTCCAGTCAGGAAGGAAGCTGTCCACTTTACAGTtatgcaaggtttcatggtctcacagTCCAGTCAGGAAGGAAGCTGTCCGCTATACAGTTATGCAAGGTTTCATGGTGCAGTCCAGTCAGGAAGGAAGCTGTCCACTATACAGTtatgcaaggtttcatggtctcagtCCAGTCAAGAAGGAAGCTGTCCACTATACAGTTATGCAAGGTTTCAGGGTCTCAGTCCAGTCAGGAAGGAAGCTGTCCACTATACAGTtatgcaaggtttcatggtctcagtCCAGTCAGGAAGGAAGCTGTCCACTATACAGTTATGCAAG GTGTCATGGTGCAGTCCAGTCGGGAAGGAAGCTGTCCACTATACAGTTATGCAAGGTGTCATGGTGCAGTCCAGTCAGGAAGGAAGCTGTCCACTATACAGTTATGCAAG GTGTCATGGTGCAGTCCAGTCGGGAAGGAAGCTGTCCACTATACAGTTATGCAAGGTGTCATGGTGCAGTCCAGTCAGGAAGGAAGCTGTCCACTATACAGTTATGCAAGGTTTCATGGTGCAGTCCAGTCAGGAAGGAAGCTGTCCACTATACAGTtatgcaaggtttcatggtctcagtCCAGTAAAGAAGGAAGCTGTCCACTATACAGTTATGCAAGGTTTCATGGCCTCAGTCCAGTCAGGAAGGAAGCTTTCCACTATACAGTtatgcaaggtttcatggtctcagtCCAGTCAGGAAGGAAGCTGTCCACTATACAGTTATGCAAGGTGTCATGGTGCAGTCCAGTCAGGAAGGAAGCTGTCCACTATACAGTTATGCAAGGTGTCATGGTGCAGTCCAGTCAGGAAGGAAGCTGTCCACTATACAGTtatgcaaggtttcatggtctcatccAGTCAGGAAGGAAGCTGTCCACTATACAGTtatgcaaggtttcatggtctcacagTCCAGTCAGGAAGGAAGCTGTCCACTATACAGTTATGCAAGGTGTCATGGTGCAGTCCAGTCAGGAAGGAAGCTGTCCACTATACAGTtatgcaaggtttcatggtctcatccAGTCAGGAAGGAAGCTGTCCACTATACAGTtatgcaaggtttcatggtctcacagTCCAGTCAGGAAGGAAGCTGTCCACTATACAGTTATGCAAGGTGTCATGGTGCAGTCCAGTCAGGAAGGAAGCTGTCCACTATACAGTtatgcaaggtttcatggtctcatccAGTCAGGAAGGAAGCTGTCCACTATACAGTtatgcaaggtttcatggtctcattagcaAATAG
- the LOC127864618 gene encoding uncharacterized protein LOC127864618 isoform X7, translated as MQGFMVSSSQEGSCPLYSYARFHSPVRKEAVHFTVMQGFMVSQSSQEGSCPLYSYARFHGAVQSGRKLSTIQLCKVSWSQSSQEGSCPLYSYARFQGLSPVRKEAVHYTVMQGFMVSVQSGRKLSTIQLCKVSGSQSSQEGSCPLYSYARFHGLSPVRKEAVHYTVMQGVMVQSSQEGSCPLYSYARCHGAVQSGRKLSTIQLCKVSWCSPVRKEAVHYTVMQGFMVQSSQEGSCPLYSYARFHGLSPVKKEAVHYTVMQGFMASVQSGRKLSTIQLCKVSWSQSSQEGSCPLYSYARCHGAVQSGRKLSTIQLCKVSWCSPVRKEAVHYTVMQGFMVSSSQEGSCPLYSYARFHGLTVQSGRKLSTIQLCKVSWCSPVRKEAVHYTVMQGFMVSSSQEGSCPLYSYARFHGLTVQSGRKLSTIQLCKVSWCSPVRKEAVHYTVMQGFMVSSSQEGSCPLYSYARFHGLISK; from the exons atgcaaggtttcatggtctcatccAGTCAGGAAGGAAGCTGTCCACTATACAGTTATGCAAGGTTTCATAGTCCAGTCAGGAAGGAAGCTGTCCACTTTACAGTtatgcaaggtttcatggtctcacagTCCAGTCAGGAAGGAAGCTGTCCGCTATACAGTTATGCAAGGTTTCATGGTGCAGTCCAGTCAGGAAGGAAGCTGTCCACTATACAGTtatgcaaggtttcatggtctcagtCCAGTCAAGAAGGAAGCTGTCCACTATACAGTTATGCAAGGTTTCAGGGTCTCAGTCCAGTCAGGAAGGAAGCTGTCCACTATACAGTtatgcaaggtttcatggtctcagtCCAGTCAGGAAGGAAGCTGTCCACTATACAGTTATGCAAG GTTTCAGGGTCTCAGTCCAGTCAGGAAGGAAGCTGTCCACTATACAGTtatgcaaggtttcatggtctcagtCCAGTCAGGAAGGAAGCTGTCCACTATACAGTTATGCAAGGTGTCATGGTGCAGTCCAGTCAGGAAGGAAGCTGTCCACTTTACAGTTACGCAAGGTGTCATGGTGCAGTCCAGTCGGGAAGGAAGCTGTCCACTATACAGTTATGCAAGGTGTCATGGTGCAGTCCAGTCAGGAAGGAAGCTGTCCACTATACAGTTATGCAAGGTTTCATGGTGCAGTCCAGTCAGGAAGGAAGCTGTCCACTATACAGTtatgcaaggtttcatggtctcagtCCAGTAAAGAAGGAAGCTGTCCACTATACAGTTATGCAAGGTTTCATGGCCTCAGTCCAGTCAGGAAGGAAGCTTTCCACTATACAGTtatgcaaggtttcatggtctcagtCCAGTCAGGAAGGAAGCTGTCCACTATACAGTTATGCAAGGTGTCATGGTGCAGTCCAGTCAGGAAGGAAGCTGTCCACTATACAGTTATGCAAGGTGTCATGGTGCAGTCCAGTCAGGAAGGAAGCTGTCCACTATACAGTtatgcaaggtttcatggtctcatccAGTCAGGAAGGAAGCTGTCCACTATACAGTtatgcaaggtttcatggtctcacagTCCAGTCAGGAAGGAAGCTGTCCACTATACAGTTATGCAAGGTGTCATGGTGCAGTCCAGTCAGGAAGGAAGCTGTCCACTATACAGTtatgcaaggtttcatggtctcatccAGTCAGGAAGGAAGCTGTCCACTATACAGTtatgcaaggtttcatggtctcacagTCCAGTCAGGAAGGAAGCTGTCCACTATACAGTTATGCAAGGTGTCATGGTGCAGTCCAGTCAGGAAGGAAGCTGTCCACTATACAGTtatgcaaggtttcatggtctcatccAGTCAGGAAGGAAGCTGTCCACTATACAGTtatgcaaggtttcatggtctcattagcaAATAG
- the LOC127864618 gene encoding uncharacterized protein LOC127864618 isoform X8 yields the protein MQGFMVSSSQEGSCPLYSYARFHSPVRKEAVHFTVMQGFMVSQSSQEGSCPLYSYARFHGAVQSGRKLSTIQLCKVSWCSPVRKEAVHYTVMQGFMVQSSQEGSCPLYSYARFNGLSPVKKEAVHYTVMQGFRVSVQSGRKLSTIQLCKVSWSQSSQEGSCPLYSYARCHGAVQSGRKLSTLQLRKVSWCSPVGKEAVHYTVMQGVMVQSSQEGSCPLYSYARFHGAVQSGRKLSTIQLCKVSWSQSSKEGSCPLYSYARFHGLSPVRKEAFHYTVMQGFMVSVQSGRKLSTIQLCKVSWCSPVRKEAVHYTVMQGVMVQSSQEGSCPLYSYARFHGLIQSGRKLSTIQLCKVSWSHSPVRKEAVHYTVMQGVMVQSSQEGSCPLYSYARFHGLIQSGRKLSTIQLCKVSWSHSPVRKEAVHYTVMQGVMVQSSQEGSCPLYSYARFHGLIQSGRKLSTIQLCKVSWSH from the exons atgcaaggtttcatggtctcatccAGTCAGGAAGGAAGCTGTCCACTATACAGTTATGCAAGGTTTCATAGTCCAGTCAGGAAGGAAGCTGTCCACTTTACAGTtatgcaaggtttcatggtctcacagTCCAGTCAGGAAGGAAGCTGTCCGCTATACAGTTATGCAAGGTTTCATGGTGCAGTCCAGTCAGGAAGGAAGCTGTCCACTATACAGTtatgcaag GTGTCATGGTGCAGTCCAGTCAGGAAGGAAGCTGTCCACTATACAGTTATGCAAGGTTTCATGGTGCAGTCCAGTCAGGAAGGAAGCTGTCCACTATACAGTTATGCAAGGTTTAATGGTCTCAGTCCAGTCAAGAAGGAAGCTGTCCACTATACAGTTATGCAAGGTTTCAGGGTCTCAGTCCAGTCAGGAAGGAAGCTGTCCACTATACAGTtatgcaaggtttcatggtctcagtCCAGTCAGGAAGGAAGCTGTCCACTATACAGTTATGCAAGGTGTCATGGTGCAGTCCAGTCAGGAAGGAAGCTGTCCACTTTACAGTTACGCAAGGTGTCATGGTGCAGTCCAGTCGGGAAGGAAGCTGTCCACTATACAGTTATGCAAGGTGTCATGGTGCAGTCCAGTCAGGAAGGAAGCTGTCCACTATACAGTTATGCAAGGTTTCATGGTGCAGTCCAGTCAGGAAGGAAGCTGTCCACTATACAGTtatgcaaggtttcatggtctcagtCCAGTAAAGAAGGAAGCTGTCCACTATACAGTTATGCAAGGTTTCATGGCCTCAGTCCAGTCAGGAAGGAAGCTTTCCACTATACAGTtatgcaaggtttcatggtctcagtCCAGTCAGGAAGGAAGCTGTCCACTATACAGTTATGCAAGGTGTCATGGTGCAGTCCAGTCAGGAAGGAAGCTGTCCACTATACAGTTATGCAAGGTGTCATGGTGCAGTCCAGTCAGGAAGGAAGCTGTCCACTATACAGTtatgcaaggtttcatggtctcatccAGTCAGGAAGGAAGCTGTCCACTATACAGTtatgcaaggtttcatggtctcacagTCCAGTCAGGAAGGAAGCTGTCCACTATACAGTTATGCAAGGTGTCATGGTGCAGTCCAGTCAGGAAGGAAGCTGTCCACTATACAGTtatgcaaggtttcatggtctcatccAGTCAGGAAGGAAGCTGTCCACTATACAGTtatgcaaggtttcatggtctcacagTCCAGTCAGGAAGGAAGCTGTCCACTATACAGTTATGCAAGGTGTCATGGTGCAGTCCAGTCAGGAAGGAAGCTGTCCACTATACAGTtatgcaaggtttcatggtctcatccAGTCAGGAAGGAAGCTGTCCACTATACAGTtatgcaaggtttcatggtctcattag
- the LOC127864618 gene encoding uncharacterized protein LOC127864618 isoform X11: MQGFMVSSSQEGSCPLYSYARFHSPVRKEAVHFTVMQGFMVSQSSQEGSCPLYSYARFHGAVQSGRKLSTIQLCKVSWCSPVGKEAVHYTVMQGVMVQSSQEGSCPLYSYARFHGAVQSGRKLSTIQLCKVSWSQSSQEGSCPLYSYARCHGAVQSGRKLSTLQLRKVSWCSPVGKEAVHYTVMQGVMVQSSQEGSCPLYSYARFHGAVQSGRKLSTIQLCKVSWSQSSKEGSCPLYSYARFHGLSPVRKEAFHYTVMQGFMVSVQSGRKLSTIQLCKVSWCSPVRKEAVHYTVMQGVMVQSSQEGSCPLYSYARFHGLIQSGRKLSTIQLCKVSWSHSPVRKEAVHYTVMQGVMVQSSQEGSCPLYSYARFHGLIQSGRKLSTIQLCKVSWSHSPVRKEAVHYTVMQGVMVQSSQEGSCPLYSYARFHGLIQSGRKLSTIQLCKVSWSH, translated from the exons atgcaaggtttcatggtctcatccAGTCAGGAAGGAAGCTGTCCACTATACAGTTATGCAAGGTTTCATAGTCCAGTCAGGAAGGAAGCTGTCCACTTTACAGTtatgcaaggtttcatggtctcacagTCCAGTCAGGAAGGAAGCTGTCCGCTATACAGTTATGCAAGGTTTCATGGTGCAGTCCAGTCAGGAAGGAAGCTGTCCACTATACAGTtatgcaag GTGTCATGGTGCAGTCCAGTCGGGAAGGAAGCTGTCCACTATACAGTTATGCAAGGTGTCATGGTGCAGTCCAGTCAGGAAGGAAGCTGTCCACTATACAGTTATGCAAGGTTTCATGGTGCAGTCCAGTCAGGAAGGAAGCTGTCCACTATACAGTTATGCAAG gtttcatggtctcagtCCAGTCAGGAAGGAAGCTGTCCACTATACAGTTATGCAAGGTGTCATGGTGCAGTCCAGTCAGGAAGGAAGCTGTCCACTTTACAGTTACGCAAGGTGTCATGGTGCAGTCCAGTCGGGAAGGAAGCTGTCCACTATACAGTTATGCAAGGTGTCATGGTGCAGTCCAGTCAGGAAGGAAGCTGTCCACTATACAGTTATGCAAGGTTTCATGGTGCAGTCCAGTCAGGAAGGAAGCTGTCCACTATACAGTtatgcaaggtttcatggtctcagtCCAGTAAAGAAGGAAGCTGTCCACTATACAGTTATGCAAGGTTTCATGGCCTCAGTCCAGTCAGGAAGGAAGCTTTCCACTATACAGTtatgcaaggtttcatggtctcagtCCAGTCAGGAAGGAAGCTGTCCACTATACAGTTATGCAAGGTGTCATGGTGCAGTCCAGTCAGGAAGGAAGCTGTCCACTATACAGTTATGCAAGGTGTCATGGTGCAGTCCAGTCAGGAAGGAAGCTGTCCACTATACAGTtatgcaaggtttcatggtctcatccAGTCAGGAAGGAAGCTGTCCACTATACAGTtatgcaaggtttcatggtctcacagTCCAGTCAGGAAGGAAGCTGTCCACTATACAGTTATGCAAGGTGTCATGGTGCAGTCCAGTCAGGAAGGAAGCTGTCCACTATACAGTtatgcaaggtttcatggtctcatccAGTCAGGAAGGAAGCTGTCCACTATACAGTtatgcaaggtttcatggtctcacagTCCAGTCAGGAAGGAAGCTGTCCACTATACAGTTATGCAAGGTGTCATGGTGCAGTCCAGTCAGGAAGGAAGCTGTCCACTATACAGTtatgcaaggtttcatggtctcatccAGTCAGGAAGGAAGCTGTCCACTATACAGTtatgcaaggtttcatggtctcattag